TGAAGGAGCTCGGCGATCTGGCGTCGACCGTATCCGCCCTCCCTATAGCTGTCCTCTGCACCCACGTGCTCATCGAGAAGCCGTGGGTTGAGCCGGTACGTTTCGATCGCCGTCGTCTGCTGCGCCGTGACGAACGCCACGAGATCAGGATCGGGCGTGGCCCAGTTCAAAGTGACCCCCGTCGTCGATTGAGGAGTTGGCGGAGTGTGGGGATGCGAGGGCGTTCGCGTTCGCGAGTGAGCGTTGCTGAGGCTGTCGGTGAACGGGGCTCTGAGCGGTCGGTCACGGGTTTCTGATCGGATTGATCACCGAGCGAGGCATCGTTACTTGCGGAGCTAGCCGCCAGCGTCCCTGGGTTCAGTTTGGACCGCGCAACGAGCTGCCAGGCGATAGCGAATGGAGTCCGGTCGAGTTCTGTCGCGATGGCCTCGATGGTGGTTCCGTCTTCGTAGCGTTCGACGATCCGTTGGAGGTCCTCGAGAGAGTAGGGAAGTCCGTGGTTCGGTGGGGTGCTTCCTGGCATGTCGGACGGAACGTATCCGAGAAGGGCCAGGCACACCTCTTCCACCACGGAGCGTTCAGTGCCACCTGTGGCGCTGGCAATTCGAGACAATGACGTTCCCATCCGGTAGGAATCCATCAGCGACGGGGTCCTCATCGGGCTGGTCGTCGTCGGCTTGATGCTGGTTGGGAGATCGGTTTGTTGCGGTGTATTCAGTGTCGTGGCGCTCCAGCGCCCGTCTGATGAGGTGGAGCTCGTTGTCGAGGTTGCGCGGGTCCCGGCCTTCGGGGTGACTCCTTCGCGCGCGGCAGGTTCGCTCATTGCGAGATCGGCTGGTGGATGGCCCTCCGGCTCCGACGGCATCGGCGTAGTTGCTTTCGGCTTGACTACCTCTTGATGAGAACGGGATGGAGCAGGTCGAGGTGAACCACTCAGTGATTGCGAAGGCGTTGCAACCTCGTGGAGCCCCAGATCCGGCCACAGATCGTCGTCCAGGTAGTCGCGCAGCGATTGCGACCGCGAGGGGTGGCGGAGCTTCGCCATCGTCTTGGATTCGATCTGGCGGATGCGCTCGCGCGTGACGCCGAACTTGTCGCCGATCTGGTCGAGTGTCTTCTGCTCTCCGTCGCCCAGGCCGAACCGCATGCGGATCACCCCCGCCTCACGTTCGCTCAACGAGTCGAGGAGCGACTCGAGCTGCTTCTGCAGCATCGTGAAGCCCACGGCGTTCGCGGGGTCGAGCTTCTTTGGGTCATCGATGAGATCCCCGAGCGCGATGGGATGAAGCTCACCTTCGATGACTTCCATCTGGACGACTTGATCCAAAGAACGTATCGGGCGGCCGTGCTTCTGGACCTCGATGACCTTCTCGGGCGTCATGTCGAGCTTGCGGCTCAGCTCTTCGGGCGTGGGTTCGCGACCGAGGTCCTGCAGCATCTGGAGCTGCACGCGGGCGAGCTTGTTGATGACCTCGACCATGTGCACGGGGATGCGGATGGTGCGGGCCTGGTCGGCCATGGCGCGGGTGATCGCCTGACGGATCCACCAGGTTGCGTAGGTCGAGAACTTGAAGCCCTTGGTGTAGTCGAACTTCTCGACCGCACGGATGAGGCCGAGGTTGCCCTCCTGGATCAGGTCGAGGAACTCCAAACCTCGGCCGTTGTAGCGCTTTGCGATTGAGACGACGAGTCGCAGGTTCGCGCCGAGGAGGTGGCTCTTCGCGCGCTGTCCGTCTTTCGCGACCCACTGCAGCTCGCGACCGAGCTGCGAGCGCTTCTCGGCCTCCGTCATGCGCGGCAGCTTCTGCGCTGCGAACAGGCCCGCTTCGATGCGCATCGCGAGCTCGACCTCTTCGGCCGCGTTCAGCAGCGCGACCTTGCCGATCTGCTTCAGGTAGTCCTTGACCGGGTCAGCGGTAGCACCAGGGATGTGGCCGTATCGGGCGGGAATCTCACCGGAGAGAGCAGTGTGGCGATGAGTCACCGCTCGTCGCGGTGTACGAGATGGCGACTCTGAGCTCGATGTGAACAAGATCACATCGGAGTCGTGAGTCTCTTCGGCCTCGTTTTGAAGCGGAACCAGCTGAAAGCCGAACTGGATCTCGTCGTCGAAGGCGAAGAGGTCCAGATCTTCGAAGCCGTCGCCATCGTCCTCATCGGCGACGGCTTCTGGCTGATCGATCAGCCAGTGCAAGGAGTTGAAATCTGCGTCAGGCTCGTCCAAATCCGGCGGTTGCGATGTGCTCATCCCTGGTCGCCTTCGGCGGGTGCAGCGACCGATGAAGACAGGCGCCATGCACGACGGGCGCAGCCGCGCTCACACCGCCTCAACGCGGTGTTCTGGTGCCTGGCCGCTGGAGCCAACTGCTTCGTCGTCGAACTTCTCATCGTGCCTGCAATCGGTGTGATTCGAATGCGTACCTTGACAGTTTGCATCGCCGTCGTGCGGACAGCTGACAGACATTACTCTTGCCGTTCGGCGCCGATGCGCAGGACAGGCTTCTTGAAGCTGATTAATGATGCGAAATGCCAGCTGATCTGGGATCAGATGGCCGTAACCCCAAAACGAGGGGTAACGGGCTTCAGTGTCTCACGGTGTTACTCGCGGGCCACTGCATTCGCATGAACGAGCGCCTCGGCGCCCGCCGAGTTGAATCGAGGACGCGCCGTTGGTGGGCTGATCCCTCTGGCGACTTCGCCTTCCCCGCAACGGCGGTCGGGCGGCCACGCGAGAACGCACTACTCCCGCGCCCCCGCGGCATAGACTCCGCAGCATGGACGAGTCGGCCGCCCTCGAGACGACCGCGGCGCGCGCCGTCGAGACGGCTGACCGCGATCGCGTGCTGTGGTCCGATGCTGACCGGGAGTGGGCGAGCCGCGCGGCGGCGGCCATCGTGGGGGAGCGGGCGAGCGCCGAGGAGTTCCTCGGGCGGCGCGCGCAGCTCGTGCTCGAACGGGTCGGCACACGCCAGCCCGCCGTGACGCGCACGGTGCGCGGCATCCGGTGGCGTCCGTGGGTGGGCGTCGTGACGGTGATCGCCGCGTTCGTGCTGGGCCTGCTCATCGATCGCATCGGCGGCGGGTCGAGCATCAACCTGCTCGCGCCGCCCGTGTTCGCGCTCGTCGCGTGGAACCTCGTCGTGTACGTCTGGCTGCTCGTGCGTCCGCTGGTGCTCCGGCGTGGGGCGGCCGGGCCGGTGCGGTCGGTGCTGATCCGGGCGGCGTCGGTGCGGGTATCCGGCGACAGCAGCCGAGCGGATGCCGCGACCGCCGCCAGGCGCACCGTGCTCGCCGCGCTGCCCCGCGACTGGGCGCGCGTCGCCGCACCGTTCTACGGAGCGCGCGCCGCACGCGTGCTGCACCTCGCGGCGGCGGCCACCGCGCTCGGCCTGATCGCCGGCCTCTACCTGCGCGGGCTCGCGTTCGAGTACCGCGCGTCGTGGGAGAGCACGTTCCTCGGGGCCGAGCAGGTGCACGCGCTGCTCGCCGTGACGCTCGCGCCGGGATCGTGGCTCACCGGCATCCCGGTGCCCGACGTCGCGGCGATCGAGGCGATCCGTGCGCCCGCGAGCGAGAACGCTGCGATCTGGATGCACCTCATGGCCGGCACCGTCGCGGTCGTCGTCATCATTCCGCGGCTGGTGCTCGCCCTCGTCGCGGGGCTGGTCGAACGGCGCCGCGCCAAGAACGTCGTGCTGCCGCTCGACGAGCCGTACTACCGCCGCCTCATCGCCGGGTGGGTGGGCGAGCCGGCGCGTGTGCGCGTCATCCCGTACAGTTACACCCTCGAGCCCGAGGCGCGCGCCGGGCTCGAGGCCATCGTCGCGCGGGCGTACGGCAATGCCGCCGCGACCATCGACGAGCCCGTCGCGTGGGGCGACGACTGGGTGAGCCCGGATGCCGCGGGCCAGCCGCAGACCGTGCTGCCGCTCTTCAGCCTCACCGCCACGCCCGAGGACGATGCGCACGGCGCGTTCCTCGCGGCATCCGGAACCACTGTCGCGCTCGTCGACGAGTCCGCGTTCCTCGCGCGCTGGGGCGACGACGCGCAGCGCCGCGACGACCGCCGCACGGCGTGGCGCGAGTTGCTCGAGGCGCACGGAAGCGTTCCGGTGTTCGTCGACCTCGCCGATCCCGACCTGGCGGCGGCGGAGGCGCAACTCGCGGCTGCGGCATCCGCTCACGAAGGCAACGGCCGGCCCGACGGGAGGTCGCGATGAGCGACCGACCCGCCGACATCCAGGGCCTCGACGCCGGCGCGGTGTCGCTCTCGCTCATCTCGCACACCAACGCGGGCAAGACGACGCTTGCGCGCACGCTGCTCGGGCGCGACGTCGGCGAGGTGCGCGACGCCCCGCACGTCACCGCTGAGGCGACGCCGTTCCCGCTCGTGCAGACCTCCGACGGCGACCTGCTGACGCTGTGGGACACCCCGGGCTTCGGCGACAGCGTGCGCCTCGCGCGCCGGCTGCGGCAGGACCGCAACCCGATCGGCTGGTTCCTGACGCAGGTGTGGGACCGCTACCAGGACCGCGCCCTGTGGCTCAGCCAGCTCGCCGTGCGCAACGTCGCCGAGCAGGCCGACGTCGTGCTCTACCTCGTGAACGCCGCCGAGGCGCCCGCCGACGCCGGTTACCTCGCCCCCGAGCTCGAGGTGCTCGAGTGGATCGGCAAGCCCGTGCTCGTGCTGCTCAACCAGACCGGTCCGCCGCGCGAGCGGGCCGTCGAAGAAGCGGATGCCGCGCGCTGGCGTGCCGCGCTCGGCCCCACCACCAACGTGCGCGACGTGCTCGCCTTCGACGCGTTCGCACGCTGCTGGGTGCAGGAGTTCACGTTGTTCCAGGCGATCGAACCGCTGGTTCCGGATGCCTCGGGGCGGGCCTTCGCACGCCTGTCGGCCGCCTGGCGGGAGCTGCGCATGAGCGAGTTCGACGCGTCGATGGGCGCGCTCGCCGGGCCGATCGCGCGGGCCGCCGCCGACCGCGTCACGCTGCCGGCCGAACCGCTCACGAACCGGGTCACCGGCTCGTTCGGCCTGCCCAGTTCGGCGCGCACCAAGGCGCGAGCGGCTGCCACCGACGAGATGGCCGCCCGGCTGCAGGCCGACCTGCGGCGGGGCATGGAGCAGCTCATCGCGATCCACCGGCTCGAGGGGCGGGCCGCCGACGAGGTGCTCGAGCGCGTGGCCGACGGCGTGCACCTCGACGCACCGCTCGACGGCACGCGCACCGCCGCGCTGGGGGGCGTCGTCTCGGGGGCGCTCACGGGGCTCGGCGCCGACCTCCTGGCCGGAGGGCTCACATTCGGCGCGGGCATGGTCGCCGGCGCGATCATCGGCGCGCTCGGCGGCGCGGGCGTCGCGCAGGGCGTCAACGTCGTGCGCGGCCGCACCGAGTCGAGCCTTCGCTGGGAGGAGGCGTTCCTCGACGGGCTCGTGACCTCGGCGCTGCTGCGCTACCTCGCGGTCGCGCACTACGGACGCGGGCGCGGCGCCTGGCGAGAGGGCGAGTATCCGGAGCACTGGCGGCCGATGGTGGTCGACGCGGTCGTGGCCGAGCAGGGTCGGCTCGCCGCGATCTGGGCGCGGCGCGGCGACGGTGAGGAGCGGGTGCCGCGCGTGGAGCGCGAGCTCGAGGAGCTTCTGCGCGAGATGGCGCTGCGGCTGCTCGACGAGCTCTACCCGGGGACGCTCGACGCCGACGCCGCCTGAAGGGCAGCATCGATCGCGTCGAGCAGCGCGGGCGCGTGGCTCGAGACGGTCTCCCAGAGACGCGCGTTGTCTCCGTGCGCGGCGTTGCGGGCGGTGATGTTGCGGGTGGCGCGGAGCCCGTCGCGTGCGAGTCGAGGCAGGGTATCCGCGATCTCGTCGGGGAGTTGGAGGTTCACGAGGTCGGCGAGGTGGATGACCGCGAGCATGCCGATGTCATAGGCGTCGGAGTCGGTATCCGCGAAGCTCTCGCGCCCGTCGCGGGTTGCGCGCGCGAAGCGCGAGCGAAGCCGCGCGACTTCGTCGGACAGACGCTCGCGCGAGCGCTCCGAGCGCTCCGAGAGGTCTGAGCCCGAGCCCTCGGGTTCGATCCGCGGGCGT
This genomic interval from Agromyces sp. Leaf222 contains the following:
- a CDS encoding DUF2868 domain-containing protein — encoded protein: MDESAALETTAARAVETADRDRVLWSDADREWASRAAAAIVGERASAEEFLGRRAQLVLERVGTRQPAVTRTVRGIRWRPWVGVVTVIAAFVLGLLIDRIGGGSSINLLAPPVFALVAWNLVVYVWLLVRPLVLRRGAAGPVRSVLIRAASVRVSGDSSRADAATAARRTVLAALPRDWARVAAPFYGARAARVLHLAAAATALGLIAGLYLRGLAFEYRASWESTFLGAEQVHALLAVTLAPGSWLTGIPVPDVAAIEAIRAPASENAAIWMHLMAGTVAVVVIIPRLVLALVAGLVERRRAKNVVLPLDEPYYRRLIAGWVGEPARVRVIPYSYTLEPEARAGLEAIVARAYGNAAATIDEPVAWGDDWVSPDAAGQPQTVLPLFSLTATPEDDAHGAFLAASGTTVALVDESAFLARWGDDAQRRDDRRTAWRELLEAHGSVPVFVDLADPDLAAAEAQLAAAASAHEGNGRPDGRSR
- a CDS encoding DUF3482 domain-containing protein, yielding MSDRPADIQGLDAGAVSLSLISHTNAGKTTLARTLLGRDVGEVRDAPHVTAEATPFPLVQTSDGDLLTLWDTPGFGDSVRLARRLRQDRNPIGWFLTQVWDRYQDRALWLSQLAVRNVAEQADVVLYLVNAAEAPADAGYLAPELEVLEWIGKPVLVLLNQTGPPRERAVEEADAARWRAALGPTTNVRDVLAFDAFARCWVQEFTLFQAIEPLVPDASGRAFARLSAAWRELRMSEFDASMGALAGPIARAAADRVTLPAEPLTNRVTGSFGLPSSARTKARAAATDEMAARLQADLRRGMEQLIAIHRLEGRAADEVLERVADGVHLDAPLDGTRTAALGGVVSGALTGLGADLLAGGLTFGAGMVAGAIIGALGGAGVAQGVNVVRGRTESSLRWEEAFLDGLVTSALLRYLAVAHYGRGRGAWREGEYPEHWRPMVVDAVVAEQGRLAAIWARRGDGEERVPRVERELEELLREMALRLLDELYPGTLDADAA